AGAGAGAAAAAATATTCGGATTACTATGATCTCAACGATTACGGGTTCCAGCAAGCGATCAGCGAGACGAACAAGGAAACCAAAATGGATCCAGCCGCTTACTTATCCGGTAATAAAGTAATATCCTTGACGAATGAAGACTTGCAGGAGACGTTTACAATCTATCCCAACTTAGTTGAGCCCTCTGGCGCATTGCTTCGGCTGAATGCCACTGGGCTAGTTAACGATAACGAATTGGTTCAGTTGAAGAGCCCCATCGATGATATGCCTCAGTTCTTTGAGGATAAACCAACATTTACGCCTGTAGATGAGAGGAACATGGGTACGAGGGAAGAATTAAATTGGTTGATAAAGGATATACTGACGAAGGAGTAAAATAACGAACAGTTCAGCATACAAGCTCTGACCGTAAAACAAGGATGAGACTGATGCAGAGTAATAAGAATTACGAAGATCATACTACGTATTTGTATCATTACAAACTAAAGGCTATTTCAAGTAATTATCATGCAGGCTGTTGTTTTTCCCGTTGACCGATCTGTTGCGAGATATCCAACAATAGAGAGTTCTCTTGTGTAAGAGTTAGCAATAATAGCGGCTTGGTGTGCATTAATAGGCTTCGTAGTATCGCACCAATACGGGATGATCCGAAGGAAGAGCCGGTGGAGCCAGCGGAGCCGGTGCTATGTAAGCAGTTGTATGCGGGAGGCGTGACCTCGATGAAATACACGTCCGTCGAGGTTTCATTTTCCCCCCATATCTGGAACTTGAGTATCAGTATACCCTCTTTATTATAGTCAGTTCCTAGCTGCTTGATTATGTCTTCGGCACTGCCCCCTGATTCAACTAAGATTGACGTAGATTCGAATAACACAGATTTATTATCAAGAGTCACTTTGATTTCCCGATTGGTCTCACCGCTCAAGCGTTTCCGGAGAAGCAAATCGACGGAAGGCGAGTTCTCAGACAAAACGACGCACTGGAAGTTGATGCGCTTGTGCTTTTGAGACAACATCCAGCCGATAAAAGTGTTCCTGATGGAGTGGTCGTTTTCCTGCTGCAATGAAATCACACTGCTATCATACTGATTCTGAAGGCACATGTCCATGTACGCCTGACATTCCTGTTCCAAAAGCTCTTGTAAAGGTACCAGCTCCTTTGGGATCAACCGATCAAAACAGTACTGCTTGGCTGAGCCGACAGTAATGGTCTTCGATGCGTAATCGATGGTGTATGGCACCGAAGCATCACTGACGTATGCAAATACACGTATGTTTCCTCTGAGTTCTTCGATGGTGTTTTCAATCCTTCTTCGGCTAAGCTGCTCATCCTCCATTTTATCATACAAAGTATTGTACTCCTGTTCTGCAGCGCTGGCTTTTTTTCTAATCTCTTCTGTTTCATGCACCTCTGTATTTAGTTGTTCCTTTAATTGCTGTAACCTAGCCTGCGACGGCttgagctgctgctcatAATGCACTATCTCTTCCGTGATAGCCTGTATATCGATAGCTAGTTCCGCTTTTTCCCTGCGGTGCTGCTCAACAATGCTGTGCAATTGTTTCAGCTCTAGCTGCTTCTTGTTTTTCTCCTGGAATAAATGCTCCCGTTTCTCAGTTAGATCCTCGTACAAGGATAACTTCTCCTCTTTAAACCGCAAAAAGTCCTGTTCCAAGATCAGCTCGAACTCCTTGCGTTTTTCCTCGTTTTCGCGTTGTAACCTGTCCCACGTCTTCTGTTCCTTGTTCAGCTCCTGCTTCAACCCTTCGATTTCCTTGACAAGATCGTCGTTCGGCTTGAACTTCTCCAGAGAAAGGAGTTTCAGCTCCCACTCCTCGCGTAGCGCGTTGATACGCCTGTCGAGCTCGTTTTCCAGGTTCTGCACCTCTACCTGCTGTTCCAGCGTGATGTTGTTGAGTGCAAGCTCGGTGTTCGCGCGCATCACGCCACACTTGTTCGCGAGCAGGTCTAAACGAGCCGTCACCTGCGCTGTCTCCACCCGGAGATCCTTGTACACGGCCGCCTTCTTGCTCAGCGTATACCGCAACCCCGGGATCGACTCCTCCACCATCGTCTTCATGTCCCGCTCCACCTCCTCGATGCTCTTCTTGAAATGCTGGATATCCTTCATTACCTTGCGCTCTCGCCGCTTCACCTCCTCGATCACCCGCGGATCCCCGTAGTAGTACTTGTTCATCAAGCGCGAGCTCTGCCCGCTCGACCCGAACATCGACTTCGTCGACAACATCTTGTCCTCGGATATGTgcggcgacgacgacgccgTGTTCGTGATTTCCGCCAATGGGCTTTTCCCGGACGCCCTTTTATACCGAGGCGGCTGCGAGTCCACCTCGCCGCACTCCCGTGCCCTTTTGAGGCTTATAGAGGGGATCCGTGTCTTGTTCATTATTTTTGTGTGTCTTTCACCGTGTTTCTATATTGTGTCAGCTTTGTCGCAAGATGAAGCAGTCCGCGAGAAAAAACTCTTCCAGATCTCCGCTTCTTGCTTGCTGCTAGCTTTTGCACGCACCTTTCGTTCTAACAATTGATCTCAATTCCCTGATCCCGAGCGCCGACTCGAAGCACAAACCATGCAACTGGCTCTATGTGCGGTAGTTAGTGGAAGAGAACCCTCAATGGTGGATGAAGTATAAGCTTAAATTTGTAAACAAACAAAAAGCGTACCTGTATCATTATTCACGAGCACGCCATGGGCCTCATCGCAACCGGCTCGCGACCGTATCGCGAGGTTAGGAGGAGAAACGACGGGTGTGCGAGGGGTGGGGGACTATGTACAAGGCCTACAAGCGGCTAGCTGAAGTCTGAGTTGCTGACGTTGCGCGTCATGGCCGGCAGCGCGACGCGGAGGCCGTTAATGTCCTTGGACATGCGGATCTGGCAGCCCAGACGGCTGGTCTCGGTCAGGCCGTAGGCCAGGTCCAGCATGTCGttctcgtcgtcgtcgggCTCCTGCAGGGCGTCGTAGTAGTCGGGGTCAactatcacgtgacaagTGGAGCAAGCGCAGGAACCGCCGCACGCGCCCTCCATGTCGAGGTTGTGGCCCTGGGCGATATCCAGTAGCGTGTCTCCGGGTGCGACGTCGAACGTGCGCTGCGAGCCATCCTTGAGTATGAACGTGACCTGCAGCTCTTCGCCTTTGCGGGGCGTGCTGAGATGGCCGTGGGCGCGCAGGGCGCGCATGAAAGGGGGGGCGCGGGCGAAGCGCACAGCGCGGGCGGAGATGGGAAGCAGTCGGCCCAGCATCCTTGTTTTGCAGCTGACACACGCGCGTTGGGTGGGTTCTCGCGCTGAAGCGTGGAAATTTTCATTGGGCTTTTAGTCAGAAAGCCGGCGGTGCCGCGCGCGGGGCGGGGCCAGCTGGGCGGGCTGTGGCGCCTATGCAAGCTGTCATGACCCCGGGCGACTACTGCGGGCCCGCTGCGGCGCTGGCAGAGCGGATGttgtggtcacgtgaccacaaATGACATATCGCCAGTTGCGTTCTCAAAAATGCCACCCCCTGGTATACGATATACCAAGACACACTGAGTCGCAGAAGAAATGGCATCGTTGCTGAAGTCTTACGAGGCAGACTTCCAGGCGACGCTGGAGCAGTGTCAGAGGCTTCTCCGGCAGGCGCAGGGCGAGCCGGTCGCGCAGCGGAACGCCACGTTGCAGACCCTGGAGCAACACAAAGATGACTTGTACGATATCTTGGACCAGATGGAGGTGGAGGTGAACAATATGGTGGGCGACCCCGCACGCCAGGTGGCGTCGCGGTCGGCGCTCCGAGACTTACGACGCGAGGCCGGGATGGTGAAACAGCAGTTGCGGGAGTTGATGGATGCACGTGATCGTGATGCGCTCTTCCctgccggcgctgcggaCATGGACAAtgagcagcggcagcagcttctATCGAACCACGCGATGCTCCAGCAGACCGGCGAACGGTTGGTAGACGCCATGCGGCTGGCCAACGAGACCGAGGGCATTGGTAACCAGGTCATGATGGACTTGCGCTCACAGCGGGAGACATTGGAACATTCGCGCCAGAACCTCTTCCTGGCGGATTCCTACGTGGACAAGTCCGTGCGCACGTTGAAGACTATGAGCCGACGGCTCGTGGCGAACAAGTTTATCTCGTACGCGATAATAGCCGTGTTGATCTTATTAATTTTGATGGTGCTATATTCTAAATTCAAGTAATGATAGCGCGTGATGCGGTACGTACCTATACATATAACGCACAGTTCACCATCGTCTATGCGTGTATGAAAATCACTCCAGCCGTGCGACACGCCACGTGTAATCTAGTGAGTTTCAAGTTCTTCCTCCTCATCGGCAGAAAGTTCGCCCGCGGCGGTGAGGTTCTTGAGCCGCTCCTTGAGCTGCGCGATAAGGCTATTCTCCCTTTGAGCATGCATGCGGATACCCTCTAGAGACATATGAGCCGAATCTGCACCATCTAAACCATGTTCGCTGTTGCTGCCAGTGGCAGCTGCCAGTTTGGGACTGGACAGACCTGTCTGTCCATCTTTGTAAGAATCCTCGGTCGTTGCCGAGTTGGAATTCATGGTTCCCATAGTGTGCAAGATTTTCTCCTCTTCTGTTAGTTCCAGATGGGTACCTGTCAGATTGATCAAGGACCTGCCGCTTTTACGGCGCGAGAGCTTGGGCAGAAGAGAGTGCCCGGTTGGCGTCGCTTCACCAAGGTTTGTAATGGAGGTGTGAGATCTCGGAGTCCTTGGTAGTCTCAGACACGAAGCACCGGCATCATGTATCCACTTCGCAACAAGCGAAGTCCAGCCACACTGGTGTGATGCGCCCAAGCCCCTACCAGTGTCACCATCGAAGTATTCGAAAAAAGGGATCAAGTCTTTAAAGTGTTCATCTTTGGATAAGAACTCTGCATGGTCCCCGTAGTATGCTGCTCGCAGGCCATTGGCATCTGGCACAAATAGATGAATCAGCCTGTGTGATATTTCTTCGGCGACTTGTGCCAAATTTAAGAATTCTCCGGAGCCAGTAGGACATTCAACCTTGAAATCTGACCCGTAATACAGGAAAAACTTTTGAAGAGATTCAACCAACAAAAAATTGGTAGGAAACCAGATTGGTCCCCTCCAATTGGAGTTACCTCCGAACATCCCAGAATCAGATTCGCCAGGCAAGTACTTAACAACATACTTCATTCCACCGACTTCCATCTCAAAGGGGTGTTCTTCGTGATATTTCGAAAGAGACCGTATCCCATAATCAGAAAGGAACTCAGTCTCATCCAACATACGCCGTAGAATAGCCTCTAACCGCTCCTTATTCACAAGCGAGAGTAGAAGCCTTTCACCCACACCTCTTTTCTCCATGGATGCAATATTTCTGTCAAATATGTCACGACGATGCTCTATAAACCACTCCACACGCTTTTTAAAACTTTTAAATCTATCAAGCACACCGGGTTCAAGAGTCATACTAGCGTATAGCGGTATTAAGCCGACTAACGACCGAATGGGGAGTTGCTGCTTGAAAGGCCCTCCCCATGAGATAACATCGTAATAAAACTTGTCTTCATCGTTCCATAGGTATCCCTCTTGAGACTTTTCTGGCTCGCCCTCGTTGTAACTCTTGCCATAGCTAAAGCTCATCGCATCGCTAATTAGGATAAAATGCTCAAAGAACTTGGAGGCAATATCTTCGTAGACTGGGTTTTCCTTTGCGAGTTCCAACGCTATATTCAACATCTGCAAGCTGAAAAAGGCCATCCAACCGGTGGAGTCGGCCTGCTCCAACTTGCCTCCTGTAGGCAATGGCTCAGAACGGTTGAAGACCCCAATGTTATCCAGCCCCAAAAACCCGCCTTCGAAGACGTTATTACCATCAGAGTCCTTCCTGTTGACCCACCAAGTGAAGTTCAACAATAGTTTTTGAAACACCCGTTCCAAAAACAGGCGATCCTCACGATGATAGATGTTTCTTTCAATCTTGAATACACGGTAGACAGCCCATGCGTGAACGGGGGGATTCACATCGCTGAAATTCCACTCGTAGGCGGGTATTTGCCCATTTGGATGCATGTACCATTCGCGCGTCAAGAGATCAAGCTGGCGCTTGGCAAAATCGGGGTCAATCATCGCCAATGGTGTACAATGGAATGCTGTATCCCACGAGGCGAAAAACGGATACTCCCACTTGTCCGGCAAGGATAGGATATCATCCGTATACATGTGTTTCCATTGCTTATTGCGGCCGTTCGCCCTGTCCTGAGGAGGGCGGGGTTTTACCAGCGGATCTCCTTCGTACCACTGCTCATGAATAAAATGGTAGAATTGTTTCGACCACAGCAATCCGGCAAACGCCTGCCGCTGTATTTTGCGCAGCTCGGGGGGTATAGGCACGGGGGAGATACGCCAGTAGAAGTTTTCTGCTTCCTGTTCACGTCGGTCAAACACAGCATCGTGTGCCTCCTCGTCAATGACCAACTCCTCGTTATATCTAGGCAACCATTCGTCCGTAAACTTGTACCGCACCGTCACATAGTCATTGGGAGGGATTTTCGGGAAGTGGTAAAGTGCGGCGGCTTTGGTGCCTTCGCGCGCGGGATTCACCGCCCCCGTGTTACCATGGACAACATACTCGTCGAATGCGTCCTTCGTGTAGGGGGCCGGATTGGATGGCTCGTTGAACAGCTTTCTGAGGTTCGACTCGTTCTCCGTGAATAGCAACTCGGGCTCAATATCCTCTGAGTCTTTGGAGTCAAACCAGCCCGGAGAGGGGGCAAAGATAGCCCTCCGGGTTCCGTACTTCGCGTGCTCAATTGTCACCACGTTGCGATGTGATTGGTGCAGCCGAGGCTTGGCAGACTCCTCGCCCTTGGTGTTCCAGGCCCACGTGTTTCGGAAGAACACCTGCGGCATCAAGTACAGTTCGCCGGTCTCGGTTTTCGAACGATTGTGCACCGTGATCCGGAAGTTCAGGTCGTCCGGGTTCTCGTCTCCCTTGGCCATCTCGAACACCACATCGTAGTACGGCGTGTCGCCTGTCGCCGCCTCGCGGTACAGCCCGTCAAGCTCGTACACCtcgagctcgcgctccgCGTACCCGCGCGCGTCGTTGCCCGCAATAAGCTCCTGGTACGGGAACGCCCGCTTGAACGGGTACTTGTACAGCGCCTTCATGTACGCATGGCTCGGAAGGTTGTCCAGGTAGTAGTACAGCTCCTTGCAGTCCTCCCCGTGGTTGCCCTGCGGCCCGGTCAGCCCGAACATCCGCTCCTTGAGCAGCTCGTCACGCCCGTTCCACATCCCCACGTTCAGGCACACCAGCTGCCGGTTGTCGCTCACGCCGAAGATCCCGTCCTCGCCCCACCGGAAGACCCGCGCATTCGCCTGCTCGAACGGGAAGTGCCGCCACGCGTCGCCGTCAAACGAGTAGTCCTCCCGCACCGTCGCCCAGCTCCGCTCCGACAGATACGGCCCCCACTTCAGCCAGTACTTGCTCTGCTGCCGGTTTTCCGCCAGCCGCTGCTCCTCCACCGTAACGCCTACCAGGTCGCTGGTATCCACACGTGACATCGTTGGTTGCCGCGGACCCGGCCCGGATCGCGCGGCCGCAGTATATATACGCCGCGGCAATCCCGGCCCCTCGCCGTTGCGAGATACCAATCTGGCTTACTCAGCCCAGCTGAATGCCGTATCCGTATATTGCTTTACACCGTATGTATCATGATATATGCGCTGCGCCCAGCCCGGGGCGAGCATGCAAGGGGCTACACGCTCGCCAGCCACAGCCGGTAGTTGTCCCGTGCCGCGTTGGCGAACTCAATGTCCGCCGGCAGCTCGCAGCCCTTGGTCACGTCGATCATGCGCGGCAGCGGgtgcgccgccgcgctgggCCCGGGGCCGGCCGCGCACTGCGCGTCCTCGTCCAGCGCGAAAATGTCCTCGTCGCCCACCGAGCCCGGCGGGGGCAGCCCCGACAGCTCGGCGTACATATCCAGCTCATCGTAGCACATGTCGTCTAGCTCGTCTGGCGTGTTGGACAGCTGCGGCAGTTGCTCGCAGAGCGGGGCCGCTCGCAGCGCGTGCTGCCACGCCGCGCCGGCGTTATATGTGTCGAGAGGGCTGTAGTTTATTGGGGAGTCGCTGTGCATCGCTGATCGGCGGCGGACCTGGGGCCCGCAGGCCCCGCTACTTGCTATATATACGCGATGCCCATGCATCACCTGGGTGTTTTGTGCGATGTCTCTATGAGTCGATTTTCACCCGCCCAGCGCCACACCTGGTTTGTTTTGACTCATCCGCACCTGCGACCCTTGCAGTGCCGCCCCGTGGGTGTCGTCGGAGTGCGCACGGCCCATGTGGGCGGTCTCGCGGCACGGTGCGGTCAAAGAAATGAGGCATGTGGCAGGGTCATCTGTGGCCCACGGGGTGACATTACACGGGGTCACCGCGACAATGTACTCTGGTACAACAACGTGGTACCGGCCAACAGATAGAACACAAAACATGGACAATAggcggcgcagcgcagAGGGACAGCCCCCATGCAAGGCCCAGGCATGTGCGATCCAGGCATGTCTGAAACGCACAGGGTACGAGGAGGGCCgttgcgcggcggcagtGGAGGCACTGTACACGTGCTGTGCGCAGTTCTACGAACGCGAGGGCCGCGATGCGCGGTCGGTGTGCTGCCCGGCACCGGATGTGGTGGCGGCAAGGCGGCAAGAAGTAGATAAATAGAAATGTACATTCGGGACGGCTGAgagtcacgtgacaaaCAGACTGTGGTCGGGAGAATGCAGCCCAATTGGAGCAAGCTCCGTTGCTGTGAGACTACCGCGAGCACGAGCGGGCCAGTACCAGGGGCGGGGCATGGCGCCAGCACGGCAGATAGGCTGCCGGCCGTGACTCTGGGTGTCTGTTAAAGACATTGGTGAGTAGGAAAAGTAAGAGATCAGAGGGTGCGCGGGCGGCTTATATATGCGGGCTAGGCCCGGGTAACACTAGGGCCGACGGCAGGGCTGGCCTACGAGGTGCCCGCGGGGGTGCCCGTGGGGTCGTAATCGCGGACATTGGGGACGTAGGGCTTCGCCGGGGCGTCATCGACGACCCACAGGGACGTGCCGCTGACGTTGCTGATGCTGTTTTCCATGCGGACGTGGCGGTCGAACTCCTGGAGGACCTGGTCGACGCCGACAGCCTCGACGCCACGGTCatgcagctgctcgcggAGCATCGCGATGTGCAGGGCCATTTTCATCTGCCGGATCTGGGTGGCCTTGCGCTCGTTGAGGACCTGCAGCTCGCGCTTgcggcgggcggcattGACTTGGCGGGTGAAGACCTCGTGCATGCGCTGCGactcgagcagctgcttctGCAGGCGAACCTCTGCCGCTGTGCGCTCGCGGTAGTTGTCCACGGCGAAGAAGGCCAGCGTACCGACGGCGACGAAGAGCGCGCcctccagcagcggcttacgtgctggggcggcctgcgcgcgcggcgcctgcgccggTGTGTTGAAGTAGGTCGGGGGCGCCCACGTCTGCTGCAGGCGGCGAGCCGCGGTGACGCACGGCTGAACCGTGCGGACAGAGGTGCTGTACATGGTTGCTGTCTTATGCAATCTGCTAGAGGCGGGCTGTGTGCGTTTTGCGGCTGCCGCGACGTGTAGTTCAGTCTACGGCATGACTGGCGATCTGGGGCGTATGCCCGGCTGACCTCACTAGTATGAAATTTGTAGTCGGACAGCCGGCAGCTTGGCCGGACAGAGATGCTAGGCGGGACCGAGGGACTAATGCATCGCTCCTGGCGATGGGTCTACAAGTTGGAGTCTGTTGGTAGCAGGAATGCGGTGATATTATCTGCTGAGAAGCGACAAAGCCGTTACGTGTACTTGTTTGATCTAGAAGACTCGTGAGCACGTGTGGGTGCGGGGGTGCGACAGCAGCCACGTACCGCATCGTGGGCCAATTCCCCATAAGGATGGTGGACCCTGCCCTTAGCTGGGGTCAGCCGCTGAGCACATGGCGACGCATGATGGTAATTGCCGCATGCCCATCACGCCATGGGGGCAAGGGCGTTGCTGATGGGGACATACGCGATCTGCACCAGTCCATTGTAGCGCGTGGGCAACTTAATGGAGCAGGGCCGGCCGCGGGTCGCGGTGCAAGCAGTGATACCCTTCTGTCCAGGCCGAACTGGCGCACGGACAGGAGGCTGTGCTACGACGAGCGCACAGCACCGCAAGATAAGATAGCCTATTAATAGAGATTCGGAATGATGATATACGTTACAAAATACACTTACCAAAACCTATGTGATCTAGTGACGTCTAGAAGCAGCAATGATCTCGTTCATTTCCTCAACCTTAGCCTTAGCTCTGCCAAAGGTGCCCAATCTCTTCTTGGCGACCTTTCTGGCTCTCTTCTCACCGGCGTTTCTGATCAAGTCGATCAATCTTCTCTCGTATGGGGCCATGCCGGCAACCTCTCTGACGATAGATCTGACGAAGGTGGTTCTCTTGGAGGAGGCACCCTTTCTGTAAGAGACCTTTGGAGCAGGGGTCATTGGGGTGACCTTCTTACCCTTGTTCAAACCAACAGCAATACCTATGAATAGTTAGTAAATGTCCGCTAGGTATCACGGTTCCCACAGCACCGTGATCTTGGGAGAGTTGCAACATGAATAGCCACGCAGGAGCCGTGGTACCATCGTTATCCCCGCGGTACCTGGCCCTCGAGCACTTGGCATGGCCATGGATGGCATGCTGTCGCATGCCCATGCCCACCCGCCAGCTTAACATGTATATCTCCAGGATACGCTCATCCACATACCAGATTTAACAGCCATAGCTAACTTGAAGTCTTCCGTGAACTCTGTAATCGAAGAGTGTGAAATAATATCCAAGTGAACTTGTCTACGTCGATGAGCGTACAGTTCCAAAAATTTTTCGTACAGCTCTTACCCGGATACTGAAATTTCCCCAAATCTCCGCCAAAACTTGCCCTGGCGCAGCGTTAACACTCCTGGGGTCTGGCGTCTGCCTAGCTCTCCGCCCACGGTGGTAGAGCTAGGCAGGGCGCCGACGTGCGGCTCCGCCTAGAACGGACGTCTGCCTGCACAAAAACAAGCCGGAGAATATGTGTGGGTGTAACTCACAATGTATGGGTGTAAATAATATGACTGTTGTTTCACGGCGGATCTCATCAAGATAATAGATAAGTCATCACTAGCGCTCCATGCAGTTTGCAACTGTTTATTATATACACGTGGTTGTAGATGTCTCCATGGCGGAGAGAGCGTCCATCAAACGGTCAGCTCTTCCATGCTGTGACCGAGGGCAACCAGACGGCTGACGATGTCCGGGACAGGGGTGTCTCTGTGCTTGTCCAAGAAGGACTTGAAGGTGAGGTGAAGCCCATCTGCCTTGTGTTCGCGATGCTCTCTGTTGAATAGATGAAACAGCAGCCTACGGCGGCCGCAGGTGATCCGCAAGGTGGTGCCGTTCAGCGGCACTTCGTAGTAGACAGTCACTGTGCGGCCATCCTCAGTCGTGATGGCTTGCGCGTCTTTGTGGGGTGGGTTCAGCTGACGCTCGCGCGCTACCAAGACACGGTACCTCAGTTCCCAGCCCTTGGGCCCGAGCTCCTTAATTCTGGCGGACTTGTCTTTCGTGAGGTAGTTATCCAGGCCGCCCTCCTTCGAGATCGTGCGCAAGACCTTTGCGGTTAGCTTGATCCGCACGTCCTTCTGCAATGCCTCGCTCCATAGCGACTTGCGAACAATATTGGGCAGCCAGGTTCTTCTGGTCTTGGTTTTCGACTCCGAAATGTTGTTGCCAAACTGGATGAAAGAGCCTCCATACAACCCATTATTGCTCTGCTTGAAAATGCGCGATTCTCCGTACTTATAATCCGGGACGGTCTTCCGCTTGCTTGGTATGTACCGTGGCTTCTCATCCCCAACTTTGTATTCCGGCTGCTTGGCCAGCTTGCGGACCTCAATTTGCTTCCAAGCCCGCAAGAGGTGCAAACCCGACGAAAAGTTCCTCTTGAAGCCTAGCCCTACACCAGTGAAGGCCTGCAGCACCATTGTATTACCCTTGATGCTCTTCTAAGCTATGCGCAGTAATCCGGTGAACTCAGCAGCAAGATTTTTCAACATGATTTCGCAATACCTCAGCTTTCCGTTTTCTATGATATTCGTAACACAAACTAAATGCAATACAATTTAAAAGGTACCGAGAGGACATCTATATAGTAAAAGCAAGCTCTATATATCAAGTGCAATGCCAAGCCTTTACCATGGCTTCTTAAACGTCCAGCTACTGATGGATGGTGTCACTATGTGAGAACGAACGCGGGGTTCCGATGAGGAGTCCTCCCCGTGCTCGACAGAGGTATTGGCCCTGTTCTTCTTTAGTTGCTTAACCTGGCGTTCCAACGCCGTAACCTTATCCTCCAACTCCTGGTTCTGGTTCATGACCTCTAGGTTTCTTTGCATAGTCTTTTCTAAGTCCTCCTTCAAGTCGGTGGGGATCTGTGCGTCTGGATTGGGTAAGGTTTGTTTCCTCATCTCGTCCGAAAGATGCCGCTTGAGAACGTCAACTGTAAGTTTTAGATCTTTATTTTCGTCGTTGAGCGTTTCTATCTTTAACCTATTCTGTATCAATTCGTTCGCAAGCATTATGTGCTCGCGATTAAGGAGGGTGTAGTCATGTTCCAGTTTGCGCACCTCGCGCTGTAGCTGTCGGTTCTTTATACGCATTTCTTCATACTGAGCTTCGCGCTGGAATTCCAGTTGGTGAATCTCCTCGTACTCGGAACTGTATCTTCTAAGCTGAATCGGCGTGATCTTCACCTCGCGGATAGCATCCTGTATGAAGACGTTTATGTTGTATTCAACACCAAGGATCTCGGAGCCCACTGTACTGCTTTTGGAGGAGGAGTCGCTAACCTCTGCATTTTGTATGGCATTGGTGTCTTCCTTACCCTCCTGCCGCTTCCTGACATTTTCCTTTAGATAATAGTTAAAAAGCCCATCTTTCAAAAAGTCCAACAGCTTGTCGAACTTCAACTGCACCAAAACCGACTCGTTCTTCAACATAAGGATAACTGCGAACTTTAGAAGCGACTCAATACCTTCCACGAATATAACATCGAGAATGCGGAGTACGAAGCCAAGCGGGAATTTGTAAGCAAAGAGAGTCAGGAACCATTGGGTAGCGTACATGGAAGAGCGTATTCCCAACCTGATTAGATGGTTGTACAACTGAGGCGAGTTTTCTTCGAGGAGACGGTCGAACTCGTAGAGTTTCAACTGAAGACCCGGCATATCAGGAAGGAAGAATTCGCGGAGGCCGTAATTCTTCATTAGCTTGATTAGCAGGCCAAACGCATCGGCCTCCTCCCACACGTTGATGAGCAAAGGAGCCGTGACAAAGGCCATCCCTTGGGTGTACCCCACCTCTGGGTCGAAGAGAGAATACGCCTTGAGCACGTTGAACAAGGATTCCGTCTTGTCGACCGGGATAAACTTCGTCCTCGATATGTCGCGTTGGATCGCCTTCTCGTGCTCGGACGGGATCTGGAGCAAGTCCTGGTAGAGCTGCCTGATCTCCTTTGACTTTGAGTTCGAAATGAGCTGCCAGATGATGCCCCGAATCTGCTTCGGAATACCGTCGCTGACCTTTTCCTCAAGCTTCGCCGAGTCGTTCTTGGCTACCGTAGCAAAGTTGTTCAC
This is a stretch of genomic DNA from Eremothecium gossypii ATCC 10895 chromosome VI, complete sequence. It encodes these proteins:
- a CDS encoding uncharacterized protein (Syntenic homolog of Saccharomyces cerevisiae YMR196W) — its product is MSRVDTSDLVGVTVEEQRLAENRQQSKYWLKWGPYLSERSWATVREDYSFDGDAWRHFPFEQANARVFRWGEDGIFGVSDNRQLVCLNVGMWNGRDELLKERMFGLTGPQGNHGEDCKELYYYLDNLPSHAYMKALYKYPFKRAFPYQELIAGNDARGYAERELEVYELDGLYREAATGDTPYYDVVFEMAKGDENPDDLNFRITVHNRSKTETGELYLMPQVFFRNTWAWNTKGEESAKPRLHQSHRNVVTIEHAKYGTRRAIFAPSPGWFDSKDSEDIEPELLFTENESNLRKLFNEPSNPAPYTKDAFDEYVVHGNTGAVNPAREGTKAAALYHFPKIPPNDYVTVRYKFTDEWLPRYNEELVIDEEAHDAVFDRREQEAENFYWRISPVPIPPELRKIQRQAFAGLLWSKQFYHFIHEQWYEGDPLVKPRPPQDRANGRNKQWKHMYTDDILSLPDKWEYPFFASWDTAFHCTPLAMIDPDFAKRQLDLLTREWYMHPNGQIPAYEWNFSDVNPPVHAWAVYRVFKIERNIYHREDRLFLERVFQKLLLNFTWWVNRKDSDGNNVFEGGFLGLDNIGVFNRSEPLPTGGKLEQADSTGWMAFFSLQMLNIALELAKENPVYEDIASKFFEHFILISDAMSFSYGKSYNEGEPEKSQEGYLWNDEDKFYYDVISWGGPFKQQLPIRSLVGLIPLYASMTLEPGVLDRFKSFKKRVEWFIEHRRDIFDRNIASMEKRGVGERLLLSLVNKERLEAILRRMLDETEFLSDYGIRSLSKYHEEHPFEMEVGGMKYVVKYLPGESDSGMFGGNSNWRGPIWFPTNFLLVESLQKFFLYYGSDFKVECPTGSGEFLNLAQVAEEISHRLIHLFVPDANGLRAAYYGDHAEFLSKDEHFKDLIPFFEYFDGDTGRGLGASHQCGWTSLVAKWIHDAGASCLRLPRTPRSHTSITNLGEATPTGHSLLPKLSRRKSGRSLINLTGTHLELTEEEKILHTMGTMNSNSATTEDSYKDGQTGLSSPKLAAATGSNSEHGLDGADSAHMSLEGIRMHAQRENSLIAQLKERLKNLTAAGELSADEEEELETH
- a CDS encoding AFL166Cp (Syntenic homolog of Saccharomyces cerevisiae YMR195W (ICY1) and YPL250C (ICY2)), with amino-acid sequence MHSDSPINYSPLDTYNAGAAWQHALRAAPLCEQLPQLSNTPDELDDMCYDELDMYAELSGLPPPGSVGDEDIFALDEDAQCAAGPGPSAAAHPLPRMIDVTKGCELPADIEFANAARDNYRLWLASV
- the CMC4 gene encoding Cmc4p (Syntenic homolog of Saccharomyces cerevisiae YMR194C-B (CMC4)), coding for MYSGTTTWYRPTDRTQNMDNRRRSAEGQPPCKAQACAIQACLKRTGYEEGRCAAAVEALYTCCAQFYEREGRDARSVCCPAPDVVAARRQEVDK
- a CDS encoding AFL164Cp (NOHBY612; No homolog in Saccharomyces cerevisiae; Syntenic homolog of Kluyveromyces lactis KLLA0D12518g), coding for MYSTSVRTVQPCVTAARRLQQTWAPPTYFNTPAQAPRAQAAPARKPLLEGALFVAVGTLAFFAVDNYRERTAAEVRLQKQLLESQRMHEVFTRQVNAARRKRELQVLNERKATQIRQMKMALHIAMLREQLHDRGVEAVGVDQVLQEFDRHVRMENSISNVSGTSLWVVDDAPAKPYVPNVRDYDPTGTPAGTS
- a CDS encoding 60S ribosomal protein eL36 (Syntenic homolog of Saccharomyces cerevisiae YPL249C-A (RPL36B) and YMR194W (RPL36A); 1-intron), whose amino-acid sequence is MAVKSGIAVGLNKGKKVTPMTPAPKVSYRKGASSKRTTFVRSIVREVAGMAPYERRLIDLIRNAGEKRARKVAKKRLGTFGRAKAKVEEMNEIIAASRRH